The window TTCCGGGCAGCTATGACGGTTTCAAACGTAAGTTCTCTGAGTTGTCGCTTACAGTCCGTTGCGACCCCAGACGACCAATGCGATCGAAAATGTGAAAACGCTCAGTAGGCCAGCCCAACCAAAGGAAAGAATATCCATAACCAGTTTTGACAACTCGAAATACAAAACAATACCATTCATCATAGGCTAAAGTGCGGTGGATGCGGTAGTGCTTGGGCGGGAATTTCAGGACGAATTGGTTGTGGTAGCTGTGGTTGAGGAAAAAAGTGGCGTGAAGCAAACGATCGAAATTAGTCAATCCTTAGTGGCGGATCAAGTCAGCATTACCCCCATGCAAGAGCGGCTGGCTTCGCTCAAGGCCGGAATGATTAGTGGGATGACTGTGTTGGCTGTGTGGGCGGCGATCACTGGCGCAGGACACATGCTACTGGGCTTTGACGTGGGGCAGTGGTACTTGGCAGCGGGCATCGTCGCATTTTCGGGTCTGTTGTTTGGCGTGACGTATCGCTATGTGATTCGCCACGATCGTAATCCCCACTTGAAATCCGGTGCGGTTGGGGCTTTCGCCCTGGTGCGTGGTTTGGCCCAGGTGGAGCCGCTCTTGCTTGATGGGCTGACGCATTGGCGCTTGGTGTTGTTGCTATTGGGCCAGAACTTAGTGATGTTTACCGTTGCTCGGTGGGTGATTGATCAAGGTAGCGATCGCGGTTGGCTAAACCGATTTCCCATGGCGTTGAATCTGACCACAGAAAAAACGGGCGTCTCTAACTGAGATGCCCGTCAATTGCTAACCGCAAAATTGAACTAAGCGTAGACTGGTTGAGCGCTGGCTTGCCTAGACTGGGTGATAATCCCGGGCATTAGCACCATCGAAGGAATCACGCGTGGAAGCCCGACCTGGATCGAAGCCTTCGTTCCGGACGCGCCGACGTAAGTCACCGGCATCAGGACTGGCTTTGACTGCGTCATCCGGGCTGATACGACCGAGTAATACGAGTTCGCACAGGGCTTGGTTCATCACCTGCATGCCTTCGCTGGTATCCGTTTCCATCAACTGGAACGCCTCACCCTCCTCATTCTTGAGCAAATAGTCGCTCATCGCGGGGGTGTTGATCAAGATTTCATGCACGGCGGTCCGTTGCCCATCGGTGGTAGGCAAGAGCTGTTGCGAAATCACGGAAATCAGTGATTCGAGGATCTGAATCCGCATTGATGCCTGCTCGTCTGGGTTATAGATGTTCAGCAGACGATTGAGCGTACCGATCGCACTCTTGGTGTGCAATGTTCCAAGCACTAAGTGACCAGTTTGGGCTGCTTTGAGTGCCGTTTCCACAGTGACACGGTCCCGCATCTCACCAATCAAAATGACATCGGGATCTTCTCGGAGGACAGCCCGTAGTGCGTGGTTGAATTCCTGGGTGTGTAGTCCGACTTCACGCTGACTGACGAGGCAATTCATTGAGCTATGGACATACTCAATCGGATCCTCAATTGTCACAATGTGGCGGTGCTCCGTTTCATTCAAGTGACGAATCATCGCTGCGATCGAGGTGGACTTACCAGAACCCGTCGGCCCTGTGACGAGAATTAGACCCTGGGGCTTGGCCACCAACGGCTTCAATACCTGAGGCAGGCCCAACCCATCCACAGTAGGGACATCCAATGGAATCAAACGCAGGACGATCGCGCCGCCCATCAGACTGTCAAAGCAGTTAACACGACAGCGGAGGAAGCCTGGATAGAAAATGGCCGTATCAAGTTCCTGCTCACGTCTGAACCGGTTGATTTGGTCTTCCGTGAACATATCGTCCAAGAACTGGTCGAAAATCTCGGCGGTGACAATTGGCAAATGTTCTTGGGTCGTCATCGCGCCCCGAATCCGAAAGCGGGTATGCTCGCCCACCCGGATGTGAATATCCGATGCGCCTTTTTCATGGGCTAACCGCACGAGTGCTTCAACGGTGTCGGCCCCATCACTAGACTCGGCCACTGTCATCATGGTGTTGCCAGCATTATTATGGGGCGGTGGTGCAATTGCTGGGGCGCTGGGCGTTGCTTGTGGCACCTGACGCACAGTTTGGGATGCTGGGCGTGATGGTGGTTGCCCCGGTTGACCCGCGACCGGTGGCTGCGGCTGGCGTTGTTGTGCCATTCCAGGATTCGTTGTACGGGGAATCATCGGTGGTGCGGGGGGCCGTGATGGTGTGCCTTCTGCACGGGGAGCCGACATCCGGGGTGGCATTCCCCCAGCGGCTTGAGCCCGTGGATCATGGGTTCTGCCCGTCGGTTTACCCTGGCCCGAACTGCCATCGGAATGATTGTACTGAGTCATAAACGTCAATCCGCAATTTAAAATCTGTACGCCCCTAACAAAACTGAAGCCGCGCAATCGATTTGTTCGACAACCAGCGATTAAGCCCTCAGGACTCTAATAAAGTTTTGGTAGTTCAATCTCTTACTCCTAGATTCTACTGGTAGTCTCTTGAGACAGCCCACCTTTTCTACGTATTTTTGCTGTTTTCAGTATGGAATTCGGTCAATGTGCTGATTTTTTATACGAGTCGCTTGGGTGATTGCAGAGGTTTTAGCGGCAAAATAATTGGCGACGCTGAACTTGTAGAATGTATCGATGGATTGATAGGGTTGATTTTTGGCCAGCATGGTTGCGTCGCAGCGTGGATTTGTGGCTCTGGACAAGTGTTTGATGCTGGCCGCGTTGGTTGATCCCGTTCGGGTGATATTGCATTTTATTGAGGTGAAGCGGATTTTGAATCAGGCTGTTGCTGGCGCTGCGACTGCGCAGGTGTCTTCTCCGAAAGGGACGGTGGGTTATTTATTGGTATTGCATGGGAGTTCTGCCGATCGCTACCAAGCTGCGGTGACGGAATTATCGGCAGTGCTATCGACGCGACTCGGGCCGACAGTTAATTATCGGTTAGCTTATTTGGAATGTGCTGAGACCTCTCTCAGCCAGCAGATTCAGGCGTTTGGGCAGCAGCTAGCGGCTGCGTCAATCAATCAGATGCAAATTCTGCCACTATTTTTGTTGCCGGGAGTGCATGTGATGGAGGACATTCCCACGCAGGTGCACCAAGCCCAACAGGCATTGACTCAATTGGCCGTGCCGATTGAGTTAGTGATGCAACCATATCTGGGGAGTCAGCCCCAATTACATGACCGTTTGCAGCAGGTTGTGGGACCGGCTAGTGCAACTGCGGCCCGTATTCTGGTGGCCCATGGGACAAAGCGGCCGGGGGGGAATCAGCCCATTGAGACATTAGCCGAGACAATACAGTTCATTCCGGCTTACTGGTTTGTTGCCCCCAGTTTGTCAGATCAAGTGACAGCGTTATTTGAACGTGGTGTGAGACAGGTGGTGGTTTTGCCTTACGTGCTGTTGGCGGGTTCCCTCACCGATGGGATTGCGCGGCAAATTGATGAATTACAGTTACAGTTTCCAAGCATGCAGTTCGATCGATTGCCAGCGTTGGATCAGTCAGGGGTACTGATTGAGCTGATTGTGACACTTTGTCATCACGCCTCACTTGCGCACAGGACAGATTAAGCCGGGAACGTGTTACGCGTTACAGTTAGATCGTATTAGGCGTTACAGTATGTAACCTAGACTTTGTTTAGTTTTGAGAAACCCTAGCCGCTGCGCGCCGACTTTTAGTCGTGGCATTGTCCCCGCAGTGTTTGAATCTAAAGTTTTGATCGGTAGTTTTTGCGAGTTCTCTTAGCCATTGCGGCAATCTGTATGACGAAACCGAATCAGTTGGCAAATGCGACCGGCACTGTTTATTTGGTGGGCGCGGGGCCGGGTGATCCAGGACTGCTGACGCTGAAGGCAAAAGCCTTACTGGAGCGGGCGGATGTTGTAATTTACGATGCCCTTGTGAGTATTGGTGTCTTGGAGATGATTAACCCAGACGCGAAGTTAATCCATGCGGGGAAGCGCAAGGGACAACATTCGCTGTTGCAAGCCGAAACCAATCAGTTATTGATTGACTGGGCGCATCAAGCGGAATTAGTGGTGCGGCTGAAGGGGGGTGATCCGTTTATCTTTGGCCGTGGTGGTGAGGAGATGGCGGATTTGGTGGCGGCTGGCATTGATGTTGAAGTCGTCCCCGGTGTGACATCGGGGATTGCCGCGCCCGCCTATGCGGGCATTCCGTTAACACATCGTGATTACAGCTCTTCTGTTGTGTTTGTCACGGGACATGAAGCTGCCGGTAAATATCGTCCGGCGGTTGATTGGCGTAAGATTGCCCATGGGGCCGAAACGATCGTCATATATATGGGAATTCATAATCTCCCGATGATTGTCACGGAATTCCAAGCGGCAGGATTGACCGCTGATACCCCAATCGCCTTGGTTCGCTGGGGGACTCGACCAGAGCAGGAAGAGCTAATTGCGACCCTCGATACGGTAATTGAAGTCGTCACAGAGCGGCAGTTTCAGGCCCCAGCGATCGCCATTATTGGTAACGCAGTGAATTACCGCAATCATCTGGCCCAACTTGCGGCGGCGGCGTGCCAGGCTGGAAGTTGAGTTTGATTGCGGTAGTCAACGGTTTGGCACGGGAAAACGGTTGGCGATCTAATATGGGGCGAATT of the Romeriopsis navalis LEGE 11480 genome contains:
- the petN gene encoding cytochrome b6-f complex subunit PetN: MMNGIVLYFELSKLVMDILSFGWAGLLSVFTFSIALVVWGRNGL
- a CDS encoding type IV pilus twitching motility protein PilT; the encoded protein is MTQYNHSDGSSGQGKPTGRTHDPRAQAAGGMPPRMSAPRAEGTPSRPPAPPMIPRTTNPGMAQQRQPQPPVAGQPGQPPSRPASQTVRQVPQATPSAPAIAPPPHNNAGNTMMTVAESSDGADTVEALVRLAHEKGASDIHIRVGEHTRFRIRGAMTTQEHLPIVTAEIFDQFLDDMFTEDQINRFRREQELDTAIFYPGFLRCRVNCFDSLMGGAIVLRLIPLDVPTVDGLGLPQVLKPLVAKPQGLILVTGPTGSGKSTSIAAMIRHLNETEHRHIVTIEDPIEYVHSSMNCLVSQREVGLHTQEFNHALRAVLREDPDVILIGEMRDRVTVETALKAAQTGHLVLGTLHTKSAIGTLNRLLNIYNPDEQASMRIQILESLISVISQQLLPTTDGQRTAVHEILINTPAMSDYLLKNEEGEAFQLMETDTSEGMQVMNQALCELVLLGRISPDDAVKASPDAGDLRRRVRNEGFDPGRASTRDSFDGANARDYHPV
- a CDS encoding sirohydrochlorin chelatase — its product is MVASQRGFVALDKCLMLAALVDPVRVILHFIEVKRILNQAVAGAATAQVSSPKGTVGYLLVLHGSSADRYQAAVTELSAVLSTRLGPTVNYRLAYLECAETSLSQQIQAFGQQLAAASINQMQILPLFLLPGVHVMEDIPTQVHQAQQALTQLAVPIELVMQPYLGSQPQLHDRLQQVVGPASATAARILVAHGTKRPGGNQPIETLAETIQFIPAYWFVAPSLSDQVTALFERGVRQVVVLPYVLLAGSLTDGIARQIDELQLQFPSMQFDRLPALDQSGVLIELIVTLCHHASLAHRTD
- the cobA gene encoding uroporphyrinogen-III C-methyltransferase, with product MTKPNQLANATGTVYLVGAGPGDPGLLTLKAKALLERADVVIYDALVSIGVLEMINPDAKLIHAGKRKGQHSLLQAETNQLLIDWAHQAELVVRLKGGDPFIFGRGGEEMADLVAAGIDVEVVPGVTSGIAAPAYAGIPLTHRDYSSSVVFVTGHEAAGKYRPAVDWRKIAHGAETIVIYMGIHNLPMIVTEFQAAGLTADTPIALVRWGTRPEQEELIATLDTVIEVVTERQFQAPAIAIIGNAVNYRNHLAQLAAAACQAGS